A single region of the Hyphomicrobiales bacterium genome encodes:
- a CDS encoding carbon monoxide dehydrogenase G protein: MALLIEGEERITAPVQVVWDALNDPAILQQCIPGCQSLTLTDAGAMEATVVLKVGPIKATFAGSVTLTNLDPPNGYTIQGEGKGGVAGFAKGGADVTLIPDGPEHTLLRYTAKADVGGKIAQLGSRLMMSTAKKLSGEFFSALGRTISADVER; encoded by the coding sequence ATGGCTTTGCTGATTGAAGGTGAGGAGCGGATCACCGCGCCGGTTCAGGTTGTATGGGATGCGCTGAACGACCCCGCCATTTTGCAGCAATGCATCCCCGGCTGCCAGTCCCTGACGCTGACGGACGCCGGCGCCATGGAGGCGACCGTTGTTCTCAAGGTCGGCCCCATCAAGGCGACTTTCGCCGGTTCCGTGACATTGACCAATCTTGATCCGCCCAACGGCTATACCATCCAGGGGGAAGGAAAAGGCGGCGTCGCCGGCTTTGCCAAGGGCGGCGCGGACGTCACGCTGATCCCGGATGGCCCGGAGCACACGCTTTTACGCTACACGGCGAAGGCGGATGTCGGTGGAAAGATCGCGCAGCTCGGAAGCCGGTTGATGATGTCGACCGCCAAGAAACTATCCGGCGAATTCTTCTCGGCTCTTGGAAGGACGATAAGCGCGGACGTTGAGAGATAA